The proteins below come from a single Methanolobus chelungpuianus genomic window:
- a CDS encoding chemotaxis protein CheD encodes MIVVGMADSAVARKPVKISTLGLGSCVGVAMYDKTSCIGGMVHIMLPSVENARSKDNPAKFADTGIPYLLECMVEEGAARKAVKAKIAGGARMFSFSSNAQLNIGERNVSATREALKKLRVPLVAEDTGENYGRTIILDTENGELTVKSALKGQKIY; translated from the coding sequence ATGATAGTCGTAGGAATGGCAGACAGCGCAGTAGCAAGAAAACCCGTTAAGATCTCGACCCTGGGGCTGGGTTCGTGCGTAGGTGTTGCCATGTACGATAAAACAAGCTGTATCGGCGGAATGGTCCATATAATGCTTCCAAGTGTTGAGAATGCAAGGTCCAAGGATAACCCTGCAAAGTTTGCCGATACGGGCATACCATACCTCCTGGAGTGCATGGTGGAAGAGGGTGCTGCAAGAAAAGCCGTCAAAGCCAAGATCGCAGGAGGAGCGAGGATGTTCTCCTTCAGCTCTAACGCCCAGCTCAATATCGGCGAGAGGAATGTAAGTGCGACCAGGGAGGCACTGAAGAAGCTAAGGGTCCCGCTTGTTGCAGAAGATACGGGTGAGAACTACGGGCGTACAATAATCCTGGATACGGAGAACGGAGAGCTGACAGTAAAAAGTGCCCTCAAAGGCCAAAAAATATATTAG
- a CDS encoding DUF2795 domain-containing protein — translation MKSNVAAVQEALKGIDYPKEKKEVIEYAKDHKASKDVMSDLENISDRKYQTAADLSKEFSGK, via the coding sequence GTGAAAAGCAATGTCGCAGCTGTACAGGAAGCTTTAAAGGGCATTGACTACCCAAAAGAGAAGAAGGAAGTCATTGAGTATGCCAAAGACCATAAGGCTTCCAAGGATGTCATGTCAGATCTGGAGAATATTTCAGACCGTAAATATCAGACAGCAGCAGATTTGAGCAAAGAGTTCTCAGGAAAGTAA
- a CDS encoding rod shape-determining protein produces the protein MNGSHFALDIGTRTVVGLIVEGEPLEVKAACICEHDERSMHDGQIHDVEKVAEVVGKVKSELEKQLGYKLTKASVAVAGRALRTSRAKVAIELPYREITEKEVSEIEFEAVARASSKIDGDERFSCVGYSVIGYELDGQGISNIIGHSGTSISVEVLATFLPEAVVNSMFAVLARCGMEIAGITLEPIAALSVAIPVDMRKLNLALVDIGAGTSDIAVTSDGTVIGYGMVAEAGDEITDFICDHYLVDFKKGEEIKQKLSACEKVEIQDFFGNVTEIQAAEVISAIGEEVDRLARHIADEILAINGKPPRAVVLVGGGSQTVTLKERLSVHLGVPVQRIGARLPAMIEQFRDNTGKVTGADMITPLGIALASIRKTGIGFTELTVNGAAVHLMALNSLTVMDALVAAHIKRIYPRPGLALTLKVNSQFMTVEGDAGKHAGILLGGKKATLGDPVGNGSVIEFEPPVDGSNASITVRELASRTGTPLLTGIIINDQGAEQMTPVLVNGKKASPGDSIPDRSEVSIQAATLLDVVLGRAGSGPQDRIQVTVNKRPKVLYRMRFDVTLNGSPVDAGKLSSIVVSEGDRIRICETGIDWTLAEIIEAPSRRKSISVILNGKKVVFNGREGSVMVNGRKAELSERVLDGDDITIKEGIDESPILSDLFEFMDINREELVGKSIRLIVNGAPARFTTPLSDGNKVSIEFPEV, from the coding sequence ATGAACGGTTCCCACTTTGCCCTGGACATAGGTACCAGGACCGTTGTGGGGCTCATTGTCGAAGGAGAGCCTCTGGAAGTAAAAGCCGCATGCATCTGTGAACATGATGAACGCAGCATGCATGACGGACAGATCCATGATGTTGAGAAAGTCGCAGAGGTAGTCGGTAAAGTAAAGTCAGAGCTTGAGAAACAGCTCGGATACAAGCTCACGAAGGCCAGCGTGGCTGTTGCCGGCAGGGCATTGAGAACCTCCAGGGCAAAGGTCGCCATCGAACTCCCATACCGTGAGATCACTGAAAAGGAAGTGTCTGAGATCGAGTTTGAAGCAGTTGCAAGGGCCAGCAGTAAGATCGATGGCGATGAGCGCTTCAGCTGCGTAGGTTATTCGGTCATCGGGTACGAACTTGACGGACAGGGGATCTCCAATATCATAGGGCACAGTGGAACTTCGATATCCGTGGAAGTTCTTGCAACCTTTCTGCCGGAAGCTGTGGTTAACAGCATGTTCGCGGTACTCGCCAGGTGTGGCATGGAGATCGCGGGTATCACCCTGGAGCCCATCGCCGCCCTGAGCGTTGCCATCCCCGTGGATATGCGCAAGCTCAACCTGGCGCTTGTGGACATTGGTGCAGGCACCTCCGATATAGCAGTGACGAGTGACGGAACTGTCATAGGGTACGGCATGGTTGCGGAGGCGGGGGACGAGATCACTGATTTCATATGCGACCATTACCTGGTCGACTTCAAAAAGGGAGAGGAGATAAAGCAGAAGCTGTCTGCCTGTGAGAAGGTGGAGATACAGGACTTCTTCGGCAATGTGACAGAAATACAGGCTGCTGAAGTCATTTCTGCCATAGGGGAAGAAGTGGACAGGCTAGCCCGGCACATAGCCGACGAGATACTTGCAATAAACGGCAAGCCACCCCGGGCAGTGGTGCTTGTGGGAGGCGGGTCCCAGACTGTCACACTGAAGGAACGGCTCTCAGTACATCTGGGAGTACCTGTGCAGCGCATAGGAGCCCGTCTTCCTGCCATGATAGAGCAGTTCAGGGACAATACCGGCAAGGTCACAGGCGCCGACATGATCACACCACTTGGCATAGCCCTGGCATCCATACGGAAAACAGGCATCGGGTTTACAGAGCTAACTGTTAACGGTGCAGCTGTTCATCTCATGGCATTGAACAGCCTTACGGTAATGGATGCCCTGGTAGCCGCGCACATAAAAAGGATATATCCGCGTCCGGGGCTGGCCCTTACGCTAAAGGTGAACTCGCAGTTCATGACCGTTGAAGGAGATGCAGGCAAACATGCCGGTATCCTCCTGGGCGGGAAGAAGGCGACCCTTGGGGATCCGGTCGGCAACGGGTCCGTGATAGAGTTCGAACCGCCCGTAGACGGCAGTAATGCAAGCATAACTGTCAGGGAACTTGCATCCAGAACCGGAACCCCACTGCTCACCGGCATAATCATCAACGACCAGGGAGCAGAACAAATGACCCCTGTCCTTGTGAACGGGAAGAAGGCATCACCCGGGGACAGTATACCTGACAGGTCAGAGGTATCGATACAGGCAGCCACGCTTCTGGATGTAGTGCTCGGCAGAGCAGGCAGTGGCCCACAGGACAGGATACAGGTCACCGTCAACAAGAGGCCAAAGGTCCTCTACAGGATGCGATTTGATGTCACGCTTAACGGGAGCCCTGTAGATGCGGGGAAACTTTCCAGCATAGTGGTAAGCGAGGGGGACCGGATACGGATATGCGAGACCGGGATTGACTGGACCCTTGCCGAGATAATCGAAGCACCTTCAAGGAGAAAGAGCATCAGTGTGATCCTGAACGGTAAAAAGGTTGTGTTCAATGGCCGTGAAGGTTCTGTCATGGTCAACGGAAGGAAGGCAGAACTTTCCGAAAGAGTGCTTGACGGTGACGATATCACAATAAAGGAAGGGATTGATGAGAGTCCGATACTTTCCGATCTTTTTGAATTCATGGACATTAACAGGGAAGAGCTTGTGGGAAAAAGCATCAGGCTAATAGTTAATGGTGCCCCCGCTCGTTTTACGACCCCGCTGAGCGACGGGAACAAGGTTAGCATAGAGTTCCCGGAGGTATAA
- a CDS encoding CheR family methyltransferase, whose translation MLKTAEKHATKEDTDFIMLKSVIKDRLGFNCEYYKDSHFKRRIDVRLRASGAKDYGEYVRILKDNPGELDILMDTLTVNVTNFFRNTEVYDIVEKEVLPAVIKAKSTTSLRSIKIWSAGCSIGVEAYSIAMLLHHILGDNIRKYNITITGTDIDKASLQQAQQGLYGEVEMKDVRPAFLKKYFVQQGNHYQIIDEIRKMAHFKSHDMISGPKMKGFDIIFCRNVTIYFEKELQEKLYMDFYDGLNDNGFFVMGKTETLLGPSKDRFKPFNAKERIYNK comes from the coding sequence ATGCTTAAAACTGCTGAGAAACATGCAACTAAAGAAGATACTGACTTTATTATGCTCAAGAGTGTGATCAAGGACAGGCTCGGGTTCAACTGCGAGTACTACAAGGATTCCCACTTTAAGAGAAGGATAGATGTCAGGCTGCGGGCTTCAGGTGCAAAGGACTATGGAGAGTACGTCCGGATCCTGAAGGATAATCCCGGGGAACTTGACATCCTCATGGACACGCTTACGGTCAATGTGACTAACTTCTTCCGTAATACCGAGGTCTATGACATAGTGGAGAAGGAAGTTCTCCCTGCAGTTATCAAGGCTAAAAGCACAACTTCTCTCAGGTCCATTAAGATATGGAGCGCAGGCTGTTCCATAGGAGTGGAAGCCTATTCCATTGCCATGCTTCTGCACCACATCCTGGGAGACAACATCAGGAAGTACAATATAACTATCACAGGCACCGATATTGATAAGGCAAGCCTGCAGCAGGCCCAGCAGGGTCTCTACGGTGAAGTGGAAATGAAGGATGTCAGGCCTGCATTCCTCAAGAAATATTTTGTGCAGCAGGGGAACCACTACCAGATAATAGATGAGATCAGGAAGATGGCACACTTCAAGTCCCATGATATGATATCAGGCCCAAAGATGAAGGGATTCGATATAATCTTCTGCAGGAACGTGACCATTTATTTTGAAAAGGAACTGCAGGAAAAACTGTACATGGACTTTTATGACGGGCTCAATGATAACGGGTTCTTTGTGATGGGAAAAACGGAGACGCTCCTTGGCCCTTCAAAAGACCGCTTCAAGCCTTTCAACGCAAAGGAAAGGATATACAATAAATGA
- a CDS encoding chemotaxis protein CheC, producing MIGRMDELTELQTSALKEIVNIGVGNAVTALSKMVGKQISIEVPELKIEKIEEVPERAGGADTVVSGVIMHVNGDINGYIMMLLSRKTAETICTTITGEEAPDILDPMNQSLIEEVGHILAGSYVSSLSEFLALDFMISPPMQTYDMLGAIMDQMLIEMSRNVEYTFLFDTFFTMQGNRMEGILLTLFDPESMDRILLRINEMV from the coding sequence ATGATAGGCAGGATGGATGAACTGACCGAGCTGCAGACCAGTGCGCTGAAGGAGATAGTCAATATCGGCGTGGGCAATGCTGTTACTGCTCTTTCAAAAATGGTCGGGAAGCAGATAAGTATAGAAGTTCCTGAACTTAAGATAGAGAAGATAGAGGAAGTGCCTGAAAGGGCCGGTGGCGCTGACACAGTTGTATCCGGGGTCATCATGCATGTGAACGGGGACATCAACGGCTATATTATGATGCTGCTATCCCGGAAGACTGCCGAAACGATCTGCACGACCATCACAGGTGAAGAGGCTCCTGATATACTGGACCCGATGAACCAGTCCCTTATCGAGGAGGTCGGACACATCCTGGCTGGCTCCTACGTAAGCTCTCTTTCCGAATTCCTGGCTCTTGACTTTATGATATCGCCTCCAATGCAGACCTATGACATGCTTGGTGCCATCATGGACCAGATGCTGATCGAGATGAGCAGGAATGTGGAATACACATTCCTCTTTGACACATTCTTCACGATGCAGGGAAACAGGATGGAGGGAATCCTGCTCACCCTGTTCGATCCGGAATCCATGGACAGGATACTCTTGAGGATCAACGAGATGGTTTGA
- a CDS encoding DUF3795 domain-containing protein: protein MLTPDITLIYIIFISVSLSAGIAAIYFWVKVYYETKKGSIAWLLLALTAIFLITTSIFPSVAVSVPDPTVSETILIYLGFWSAVYTSIFAAAGFMMYTAFRTIPREKLGDFLLEGMVFQKNEILKSACAKKCSLCEKHESEECPGCVTKNKHAEERCLIYECVVDKGMTSCMDCDVMDTCSRYEREIEKCPMNDRVGAFAEFEQTAKLFRRSTLLEYTPHMRYEDAVIEICLRLYGEMVNTVLVSTQPRTALYREKLADLIDVGAMKFIEISPTGKTVSEDSGIVRLPVSELDKFFDLTSKLPKDCAIIFEPLTHLIVSEGEVEIYDFVSRMAERASVSELLLIGLLNKPAHDEKTVSRFEGLFLNIADVVQSRIRIVKGGREEYVRFYVGEKFYMEQTEESQRAMQ from the coding sequence ATGTTAACCCCGGATATAACTCTCATTTACATCATATTCATCTCTGTTTCGCTCTCAGCAGGGATAGCAGCCATTTACTTCTGGGTGAAGGTCTATTACGAGACAAAGAAAGGGTCCATAGCATGGCTGCTGCTTGCACTCACAGCGATCTTCCTCATAACCACGTCTATTTTCCCTTCCGTGGCGGTCAGTGTTCCCGACCCAACCGTTTCAGAGACGATCCTTATCTATCTCGGCTTCTGGAGCGCGGTCTACACAAGTATATTTGCTGCAGCAGGTTTCATGATGTATACTGCCTTCAGGACCATTCCCCGTGAGAAACTGGGAGATTTCCTGCTTGAGGGTATGGTCTTCCAGAAAAACGAGATTCTGAAGTCCGCTTGTGCAAAGAAATGCTCCCTCTGTGAAAAACATGAGAGCGAGGAGTGCCCGGGATGCGTGACTAAGAACAAGCATGCTGAGGAGAGATGCCTGATATATGAATGTGTGGTTGACAAGGGCATGACCTCATGCATGGACTGCGACGTGATGGATACATGTAGCAGGTATGAGAGGGAGATTGAAAAGTGTCCCATGAATGACAGGGTGGGAGCCTTTGCAGAGTTCGAGCAGACCGCAAAACTGTTCAGGAGATCCACTCTACTTGAATATACGCCCCATATGAGATACGAGGATGCTGTCATCGAGATATGCCTGAGGCTCTATGGTGAGATGGTCAATACCGTACTTGTATCCACCCAGCCAAGGACAGCCCTCTACAGGGAAAAACTTGCCGACCTCATAGATGTGGGGGCAATGAAGTTCATAGAAATATCCCCTACCGGAAAGACAGTTTCCGAAGATAGCGGGATAGTCAGGCTGCCTGTCAGTGAGCTGGATAAGTTCTTCGACCTTACAAGCAAACTGCCTAAGGACTGTGCCATCATATTCGAGCCTCTCACACACCTGATAGTGAGTGAAGGGGAAGTGGAAATATATGACTTCGTATCACGGATGGCAGAGAGAGCCAGTGTCAGCGAGCTCCTGCTTATAGGCCTCTTGAACAAGCCTGCCCATGACGAGAAGACCGTTTCGAGGTTTGAGGGCCTTTTCCTCAACATTGCCGATGTCGTGCAGTCAAGGATACGTATTGTAAAAGGCGGCAGGGAAGAGTATGTGCGGTTCTATGTGGGCGAGAAGTTCTACATGGAGCAGACCGAAGAAAGTCAGAGAGCAATGCAGTGA
- a CDS encoding GntP family permease has product MMGPITIFVVALIFILILTARLRIHPFLSLIGGSMLVGLLAGETEGTMEAIAAGMSSIFAEFAIVVTAGSIIGVILQRSGATSIIADDIIRIFKKPVLALFLLGFMFAVPMMCLILAFIIFLPVAKDLSEKLKLKKGVTEGALALGTMVSFGLIYPSPGIYAFVRDVGLSTEISALRVMVTGVIIAVFVSLVGYLYIMKVFSMKNREDYFRYTAPERDPAVTQVLPTRVACYAPIIIPTILILMRITTHADIFYFIGNPGMALMSGAVVAMVLPTRKFSSADVRAWVEKGIRRSGLVMLDICGGGALGATLALAGVGEALGDMLITSSIPALFIPFLIGAAIQTVQGSRMVTLFVASALVVPIMPQLGLPAEIVLFSMASGTFLISHFNDPFFWILGDLADMETPEILKTYTMGGIVMGLSSMAITSIIYFAFY; this is encoded by the coding sequence ATGATGGGGCCAATAACTATCTTCGTAGTAGCTTTGATTTTTATTCTGATACTTACCGCACGCTTAAGAATACATCCTTTCCTGAGCCTGATAGGCGGCTCTATGCTGGTCGGGCTTCTGGCAGGCGAGACAGAAGGAACTATGGAGGCTATCGCAGCCGGAATGAGCAGTATCTTTGCGGAATTCGCCATTGTGGTCACTGCGGGAAGTATAATCGGAGTGATCCTCCAGAGGAGCGGTGCCACTTCTATCATAGCTGACGATATCATCAGGATATTCAAAAAGCCGGTACTGGCTCTCTTCCTCCTGGGATTCATGTTCGCAGTGCCTATGATGTGCCTGATACTGGCATTCATAATCTTTCTCCCGGTGGCCAAGGATCTCAGTGAGAAGCTCAAGCTTAAAAAAGGTGTAACAGAAGGTGCTCTTGCACTGGGCACAATGGTCTCTTTCGGCCTGATATATCCTTCACCCGGTATCTATGCCTTCGTAAGGGATGTTGGCCTTAGCACTGAGATAAGTGCATTAAGGGTAATGGTCACAGGTGTGATTATTGCCGTGTTCGTATCCCTTGTAGGATACCTGTACATCATGAAGGTCTTCAGCATGAAGAACAGGGAGGACTATTTCAGGTACACGGCCCCGGAAAGGGACCCTGCTGTGACGCAAGTCCTCCCCACCAGGGTTGCATGTTATGCACCTATTATTATACCGACGATACTTATCCTTATGCGCATAACCACGCATGCAGACATCTTCTATTTCATAGGTAATCCAGGCATGGCGCTCATGTCCGGGGCTGTGGTCGCCATGGTCCTGCCCACCAGGAAGTTCTCTTCTGCGGATGTAAGGGCATGGGTCGAGAAAGGCATAAGGCGGAGCGGTCTTGTAATGCTGGATATATGCGGCGGCGGAGCCCTCGGGGCAACCCTGGCACTTGCAGGTGTCGGCGAGGCGCTTGGCGATATGCTGATCACTTCAAGCATACCTGCGCTCTTTATCCCGTTCCTTATCGGAGCTGCTATCCAGACCGTGCAGGGTTCAAGGATGGTAACGCTCTTCGTTGCTTCGGCACTGGTCGTGCCTATAATGCCACAACTGGGTCTGCCTGCGGAGATAGTGCTCTTTTCCATGGCTTCCGGGACCTTCCTGATATCGCATTTCAACGATCCTTTCTTCTGGATACTGGGCGATCTTGCGGATATGGAGACTCCCGAGATATTGAAAACATACACCATGGGCGGCATCGTGATGGGGCTTAGCAGCATGGCAATTACCAGTATCATCTACTTTGCCTTCTACTGA
- a CDS encoding PRC-barrel domain-containing protein, with the protein MAVPEVLSASTIEGDKVVNEKGEDLGSIKDIMIDLEDGSVSYVVLSFGGFLGLGDKYFGVPWQAIHKDPGSHNFILNVDKERLENAPGFDKDRWPGTTDEAHREYVTSIYDYYGYEQPSLRRGEVEERRMRSLEEPVVMSGNEYERAWRHEPETRIRDEEREPVTMGAEETMAATSRGEIIGADTTAPIAAERTTMRGEGTTVIAAAPASGRQIYQILKDEHDRVLSLFDEAIRNGSRDTFMQIKDELGAHLNGEEELLYPVLKGENRTHDITMEGYQEHHVAKILLSELDTMSEKDEMWTSKLKVLQENVRHHVEEEEKEMFPASRQVLSDQRAGEIAQEYLAFKDKYRTVHGRR; encoded by the coding sequence GTGGCTGTACCAGAAGTACTATCTGCCAGTACAATTGAAGGGGATAAGGTTGTAAACGAAAAAGGTGAAGATCTTGGAAGCATAAAGGACATAATGATCGATCTGGAGGACGGGTCCGTATCATATGTCGTATTATCCTTCGGAGGATTCCTAGGCCTTGGGGACAAGTATTTCGGAGTGCCCTGGCAGGCAATCCACAAGGATCCCGGCTCGCACAACTTCATTCTGAACGTCGACAAGGAAAGGCTTGAGAATGCACCCGGCTTTGACAAGGACCGCTGGCCAGGTACCACAGACGAAGCTCACCGTGAGTACGTCACCAGCATCTATGATTATTACGGCTATGAGCAGCCGTCACTGAGGAGAGGTGAGGTAGAGGAGAGAAGGATGCGGTCCCTTGAGGAACCTGTTGTCATGTCAGGTAATGAATATGAGAGAGCCTGGAGACATGAGCCTGAAACCAGGATACGCGATGAAGAGCGTGAGCCTGTGACCATGGGTGCTGAAGAAACAATGGCTGCAACGAGTCGGGGAGAGATCATAGGTGCCGATACTACTGCCCCTATAGCCGCTGAAAGGACAACTATGAGAGGGGAAGGTACCACTGTAATCGCAGCAGCTCCTGCAAGTGGCAGGCAGATCTATCAGATACTCAAGGACGAGCATGACAGGGTACTGAGCCTGTTCGACGAGGCTATAAGGAACGGTTCAAGGGACACCTTCATGCAGATCAAGGATGAACTTGGCGCACATCTCAATGGCGAGGAAGAACTCCTGTACCCGGTGCTCAAGGGCGAGAACAGGACCCACGATATCACCATGGAAGGCTACCAGGAGCACCACGTGGCCAAGATATTATTATCAGAATTGGATACAATGAGTGAGAAGGATGAGATGTGGACATCCAAGCTTAAGGTCCTGCAGGAGAATGTGAGGCACCATGTAGAGGAAGAAGAGAAAGAAATGTTCCCGGCTTCCAGACAGGTTCTGAGCGACCAGAGGGCAGGAGAGATCGCACAGGAATACCTTGCTTTCAAGGACAAGTACAGAACTGTTCACGGCAGGAGATAA
- a CDS encoding chemotaxis protein CheC, producing the protein MKIILDQFYYDALNEIGNIGMGNATTALSRLVGKKIKVSASELTSLAPEYISGHPDNSKSAVTVKIIGDLNGGFILMLNRRHSETLSEMLLARTEYENDSYMKNSVAIEVANILAGTYCTALSRFLDISVTPSLPVLVEGSPDDVLNKCGKYLNGKVDHIMGLTALFEIEAEDEYHSLSGDIYMLLDAASMRVIIDRINRMRT; encoded by the coding sequence ATGAAAATAATACTTGACCAATTCTATTACGATGCACTCAATGAGATCGGCAACATAGGCATGGGAAATGCTACGACAGCTCTTTCCCGGCTGGTTGGCAAGAAGATCAAGGTCAGTGCATCCGAGCTTACATCCCTTGCGCCTGAATACATTTCCGGACACCCGGACAACAGCAAGTCTGCGGTCACAGTCAAGATAATAGGTGACCTCAACGGCGGTTTCATACTGATGCTGAACAGGAGGCATTCAGAAACACTGTCAGAGATGCTGCTTGCACGCACGGAGTACGAGAATGACAGCTACATGAAGAATTCAGTGGCTATTGAAGTTGCAAACATCCTGGCAGGCACCTACTGCACAGCTCTCTCCAGGTTCCTTGATATTTCCGTGACGCCCTCACTGCCTGTTCTGGTTGAAGGGAGCCCGGATGATGTGCTGAATAAGTGCGGGAAGTACCTCAACGGGAAAGTGGACCATATCATGGGACTGACCGCCCTGTTCGAGATAGAGGCTGAGGATGAGTACCACAGCCTGAGCGGTGATATATACATGCTCCTGGACGCCGCTTCCATGAGAGTGATCATTGACAGGATAAACCGGATGCGTACCTGA
- a CDS encoding chemotaxis protein CheC, which yields MAEMDEMTKGAFQEAGNIGMGHLATSLSKMVNREVKIDIPVVEMLSLDEIISRASNGKQKSVVGIHLNISGDVTGGTLILLPKFSALSFSDLLLKKSIGTTTKIEELETRKLREMGVRLCSSYMRVVNEFLGINLSIGDPTMDVNMEGVSDFIKKEIGQLADEFIVVKGECYIPSTNSRNEFNMLFEPEASDIIMAAIMKKMMG from the coding sequence ATGGCAGAAATGGACGAAATGACAAAAGGAGCATTCCAGGAAGCAGGGAACATCGGAATGGGTCACCTGGCAACCTCTCTTTCGAAGATGGTGAACAGAGAGGTAAAGATCGACATACCTGTAGTGGAGATGCTTTCACTCGATGAGATAATATCCAGGGCCTCTAATGGAAAGCAGAAGAGCGTTGTAGGGATACACCTGAACATCTCAGGGGATGTGACGGGAGGAACCCTGATACTTCTACCCAAATTCTCCGCACTTTCATTCTCAGACCTGCTTCTGAAGAAATCCATAGGGACCACAACCAAGATAGAGGAGCTTGAGACCCGCAAACTCCGTGAGATGGGAGTGCGCCTGTGCAGTTCCTACATGCGTGTGGTCAATGAGTTCCTCGGGATCAATCTTTCCATCGGTGACCCCACGATGGATGTCAACATGGAGGGAGTATCCGATTTCATAAAGAAGGAGATAGGCCAGCTGGCTGACGAGTTCATAGTCGTCAAGGGGGAATGCTATATCCCATCCACCAACTCCAGGAACGAATTCAACATGCTCTTCGAGCCTGAGGCCAGTGACATCATTATGGCTGCTATCATGAAAAAAATGATGGGATGA
- a CDS encoding chemotaxis protein CheC encodes MDTLNSFVTDALKEIGSIGMGNATTSLSRLLGRNVRLNLSDVGMLQQEKVAMIIPDSITMAGVMLRIEGDLRGVALLLFEFSNAVLLSSLMLNDPEQAGDPAMHESALAELGNIITGSYLGAITSFLDIGVLHDVPEISIGPVMDILKRASSLIENEPEELLNIETMFMVHNAGDGKGLNTIYGDMFLLLDPASLDKLRESIGKMLA; translated from the coding sequence ATGGACACATTGAACAGTTTCGTGACCGATGCTCTCAAGGAGATCGGAAGCATAGGAATGGGAAACGCCACAACCTCTCTTTCAAGGCTTCTCGGTCGCAATGTAAGGCTCAACCTTTCCGATGTGGGCATGCTGCAGCAGGAAAAGGTCGCCATGATCATCCCGGATTCTATAACGATGGCAGGCGTGATGTTGCGTATCGAAGGGGATCTCAGGGGTGTTGCCCTGCTCCTTTTTGAGTTCAGCAATGCCGTGCTGCTGAGCAGCCTGATGCTGAATGATCCGGAGCAGGCCGGTGATCCTGCGATGCATGAGTCCGCACTTGCCGAATTGGGAAACATCATTACAGGTTCCTACTTGGGTGCAATCACATCTTTCCTTGATATAGGGGTGCTTCATGATGTTCCGGAGATAAGTATAGGACCGGTGATGGATATTCTGAAGAGGGCTTCATCGCTCATAGAGAACGAACCTGAAGAACTGCTGAACATTGAAACGATGTTCATGGTGCATAATGCCGGTGACGGGAAGGGGCTCAATACCATTTACGGGGATATGTTCCTCCTGCTTGACCCGGCTTCCCTGGATAAGCTCAGGGAATCTATCGGAAAGATGCTTGCCTGA